The sequence GACGGAAAGCAGCAGCAGCCCGCCGCGGATCCAGCGCTTCAACAGGAAGTGCCCGCCGCCGGGAACCAGCCAGGCGACGATGGTCACCACCACGGCCCAGGCGGTCACAGGGCGGCGCGCGGGTTTGGCTTTTTCGGGTTGAGCAACCACAGTGGCTTCAGCCATCAGATGAGGACGATCTCCTGCTGGATTTTCCCGGTGACTTCGGCGCGGCCGGGGCGCACGAGTACGTTCACTTCGCTGCGCACGCCGAACTCGGGCAGATAGATGCCGGGCTCGATGGAGAAGCAGGAGTTGGGAATGATCTCGCGCTCGTCCTTGGTCTCGAGGTTGTCCATGTTGGCTCCGTTGGCGTGGACGGTGGTGCCGATGGAGTGGCCGGTGCGGTGGACGAACTGCGCTCCGTAGCCGGCGGCGGCGATGTGCTGGCGCGTGGCCTGGTCCACTTCCCAGCCGCAGATGCGGCGGCCCTGGGCGATGGCTTCCTGCACGGTCCGGACGCCGACATCGCGGGCGCCGCGCACGATCTCGAAGATCTTCCGGTGGCGTTCGGGGACGGATTTGCCCACGAAGCCGGTCCAGGTGATGTCGTAGTAAACGGAGTCGGGCTGGTCGAGCCGGGCCCAGATGTCGAGCAGGACAAAGTCGCCTTCACGGATGGGAGCGGAACGGTCGGCGCGGGGCTCGTAATGCGGGTCGCCGGAGTGAGCGTTGACGCCGACAATGGGCGGGTCCTCGGTAACCAGGTTTTCGCGCCGGAAGGCCTCCATGATCCACTGCTGCATCTCGAACTCGTGAGTGCCGCCGTTGCGGACGCGGCGCCCGATCTCCTGGAAGGCGGCGGCAGTGATGGCGTCGATCTTGTCGCGGGCGGCGTAGTGCGTCTGGATCTGGGCTTCGGACCAGGTGGCCTCGAAGCGGGCCACGAGATCGCCAGAACTCGAGATCTCCTTGCCGAAGCTGCGGATGAGCTCGATGGTACCGGCGTCGACGAGCCCGATGTAGGGCACCAGGTTGTTGGGCGAATACTGCATGGCGATGACGCGGTAGGGCGCGAGCATCGCCTTGAGGTTCTCCCACAGCTCCTGCCAGGCGGAGTACTCACGTTTGGAGCCGGGCAGGGAGTCGAGGTGGCTGGCCTCGATGCGATGCACCAGCTTCGCGGGCTCGCCTTGGGCGGGGATGAGATAGAACCAGCGCCGGGTCACCATCAGCGTCTCCGGGAGGCCGAGGACGCGGTAGGCGATGGGGTCGCGATGGTGGTGGTCATAGAAGAGCCAGGCGTCGAGTTTCTGCTCGCGGAGGGCAGACTGGATGGCGGCCAGGTCCATGGGCGAAATGTCTATTTTACAGGACGCGGGAGGCAGGGGGCAGGAAGCAGGAGGCAGGGGGCAGAAGGCAGATGGCAGAACCGTTAGCTGGATACAGTGATGGCGTAGAGACGCAGCTTGCTGCGTCTCGGAGACGTTGCAAGCAACGTCTCTACGAAGCGGACAATCGCTAGTGCTTACGTCCGGTCAGCCGTCGTGGGAGCGTTCCCCTCCGGCTGGACGATGCGGTTGTAGATCCAGAGCAGCAGAGCGGTAGCCACGCCGACGCCGGTGACGGCCCACCAGATGAGCTCCGGCTGCTGCTGCAGTTCTCCGAACT is a genomic window of Terriglobales bacterium containing:
- a CDS encoding M24 family metallopeptidase; translation: MDLAAIQSALREQKLDAWLFYDHHHRDPIAYRVLGLPETLMVTRRWFYLIPAQGEPAKLVHRIEASHLDSLPGSKREYSAWQELWENLKAMLAPYRVIAMQYSPNNLVPYIGLVDAGTIELIRSFGKEISSSGDLVARFEATWSEAQIQTHYAARDKIDAITAAAFQEIGRRVRNGGTHEFEMQQWIMEAFRRENLVTEDPPIVGVNAHSGDPHYEPRADRSAPIREGDFVLLDIWARLDQPDSVYYDITWTGFVGKSVPERHRKIFEIVRGARDVGVRTVQEAIAQGRRICGWEVDQATRQHIAAAGYGAQFVHRTGHSIGTTVHANGANMDNLETKDEREIIPNSCFSIEPGIYLPEFGVRSEVNVLVRPGRAEVTGKIQQEIVLI